In Streptomyces sp. HUAS ZL42, the DNA window GCGGTTCGGCCCGGGCGTGGCGGCCCGGCTCGCTCCGACGCAGCGGGTGGTGGCCGCGCTGGTCGCCGCCGACCGCTTCGGCGACGTCGTGGCCTTCGCGGAGTGGGAGGCCGGCCTGGGGCTCAAGGCGGTTCCGGAGACCGTGGAGTGGCGGGACGGGACGCTGCGCATCGGCTTCACCGCCGAGTTCGTCCAGGGCGGCCGGCCACTGGAGTTCCCGGCCGACCGCGTCTCCCCGGGCGGGCCCCCGCTCGACGTCGCCGAGGCACAGGCGTGGGTGTGCGCCGACGCGGTGAACCGCTTCGCCACGGCGACGGCGGATCTGCAACTGCGTGAACGCTCCACCGCGGCCCCGTACTTCCAGCCGGTCGAGGTCACCCGCGAGGCCGTGCCTGCCGGTGACGGCTCCCGGGTGCGGCTCGTGCTGCGCGCGACCGCCACCGTCGACCCGGGCACCGCGGCGAGCGACGCGCCGCTGGGCGACGGCCTGTGGGACGCCTTCGCCCGCGTCCGTCTGGGCGGCTGGACCAAGGAGTGCCGGCTGGGTCCGGCCCCTCGGGCGGGCCTCACCGCCGGTGTCGTCGCGGGCCGCGTGGTCCTGCCGTACCGGACCGAACGGCACGGCAGTCTGGCCCTGGACGTCGGCCTCGCGGACAAACGGCTCGGGCTCGGGCGGCTCGCACCCGGTGACGCGACGGTCGAGGGCGGACGCCTCCGCGCGCGGCTGCCGCTGTACGTCCCCGGCTCCACCGACGTGCTGTTCCGGCTCACCGGCGCCTGCGTCGACCTACCGGCCACGCTGTCCCCCGCGCCGGCCGGAACGCGTGCGCTGCTGGACGCGCCCATCGACCGCCTTCCGTCCGGGACTTGGCGGGCCGCGCTGTGTCTGACCCCGGACGCCGAACGCCGCCGCTTCCGTATCCTGGGTTTCGCCGTGCGCGTCGGGGGCGGGGGCACACGCGTGGTGAGTCCGCCGCGGCCGCCCGTCGTACGGCGGTTGGTGCGCAGGGCGCGTCGGGCGCTCGGCAGGACGGCCCACCGGCTGGGGATACGGAAGGGGTGACGGCATGCGGCCGTTGGACATCGAGGGCGCCTGGGTGCTGGAACCCAAGGTCTTCCCGGACGAGCGCGGCAGCTTCCACGAGTGGTACCGCGGCGAGGAGTTCCGCGAGGCCACCGGCTACGACCTGACGCTCGCCCAGGCCAACTGCTCGGTCTCACGCCGCGGCGTCCTGCGCGGGGTGCACTTCTCCGACGTCCCGCCCGGCCAGGCCAAGTACGTGACCTGTGTGCGCGGCGCGATCCTGGACGTGGTGGTCGACCTGCGCGTCGGCTCGCCCTCGTTCGGCCGGTGGGAGGCGGTGCGGCTCGACGACGCCACCCGGCACGCGGTGTTCCTCGCGGAGGGGCTCGGGCACGCCTTCCTGGCGCTCACCTCCGACGCCACGGTGGTGTACCTGTGCTCGACGGGCTACGCGCCCGAGCGGGAGCACGGTGTCCACCCGCTCGACCCCGAGCTGGGCATCGCCTGGCCCGAGGACGTCCCGCGCCTGCTGTCGCCGAAGGACGAGCAGGCGCCGACGCTGGCCGAGGCGCGGAGCGCGGGGATGCTGCCGTCGTACGAGACCTGCCGCGCGTACTACGAGGAAGTGCGCGAGCGCGGCCTCAGCGGCTGACGCCGACCTGCTCCAGGGCGGACCGCAGGGGCTCCCAGCCGCGGGAGCGCCGGACGCCGAGGCTGCGGGCCCGGACGAGCGGTCGCCAGAAGCCCGCCTCCAGCAACGCCTCCGGCTGCACGGCCCCCGCCCGCTCCAGGATCGCCTCGGGCACCTTCTGCGGATCGGGGACGACGTACTCCGCGACGATCTCCTCGTACTTCTCGCGCAGCACCTTGTTGCGGGGATCGGCGCCGAAGACCACGAGCTGCCCGGTGGGCTGGGTGTCGACCAGGACCGTCACCAGGTCGGGGCGGTAGCGGGCCAGTACCTCCCTCACCTTGAAGACGTCCCCGGTCCACGCGCCGGTGTGCCGGTCGCGGGCCGCCTCGTCCCCGTTGCGCGGCATCATGTCGTCGAAGACGATCACGCTGGTCCAGTCGGAGTGCTTCTCGACGTTGATGAAGTCGCGCAGGGCGTACTCGAACAGGTGCATGCCGTCGATGAAGGACAGGTCGAGGGTGGGGCGACGCCAGTGGCCGAGCGGGTGGCGGCCGCGGCGCAGGTTGCGCAGCGGGTGGCGGCCGCCCTTGAGGTGCATGAGGGGGTTGGCCCGGGCGAAGAAGTCGTCGCTGGTGGCCCGCACCAGGTGGACGTCGCAGCGGATTTCCGAGGTCACCTTGAAGGCGGGGTCGATCGCGATGCTGGGGACGCGGGACAGGCGCAGGCTGCGGCCGTCGTTGACGCCGATCTCCAGGTAGTTGCGGTTCGCGCTGACCTTGTGCAGTTCCCGCAGGAACTCATGGCGTTTCACGAAGGGTTCTCCTTGCGGATCAGGGGCAGTGCCTCGTGGAGTGCGGCGCGCCAGTCGCGCGGTGGGGGCAGGCCGGTCTCCCTCCACCGGCCGTGCGCGAGGACGCTGTACGCGGGGCGGGGTGCGGGGCGCGGGTAGGCGTCGCTGCCGGTGGGGTGCACCCGGTCCGGGTCGGCGCCCACGGCCCGGAACACCTCGCGGGCCAGGTCGAACCAGCTGGCCTCTCCCGAACTGGTGGCGTGGAACACGCCGTTGACGCCGGTTCCGACGAGCGGTCCGAGGTCGGCGAGCCGCGCGGCGACATCGGCGCTCCAGGTGGGCTGTCCTCGCTGGTCGTCGACGACGTCGACGGTGTCCCGGCGTGTCTCCAGGTCGAGCATCGTGCGGACGAAACTGCGGCCGTGGACACCGTAGAGCCACGCGGTGCGTACGACGGCGCTGCGGGCGGGGAGTTCGGTGAGCACTGCCCGCTCCCCGGCGAGTTTGGTGCGGCCGTAGGCGGTGCGCGGGGCGGGCGGGTGGTCCTCCGGGTAGGGCGTCGCGCGGGCTTCGCCGGCGAAGACGTAGTCGGTGGAGACGTGCACCAGGCGCGCCCCACTCCCGGCACAGGTCCGGGCGAGCACCCGCGGTCCCTCACCGTTGATGCGCAGCGCGCGTGCCTCGTCCGTTTCGGCGTCGTCGACGGCCGTGTACGCGGCGCAGTTGACCACCAGGTCGGGACGGTGCTCGGCGAAGGCGCGGCCGACGGCCTCGGGCAGGGTGATGTCCAGGGCCGTGTGGTCCAGGCCCACCACGTCCTCGCCGCGACGGGTCAGCTCCTCGACCGTGTCGCGCCCGAGCATGCCGCCCGCTCCGGTGACCAGCCACCTCATGTGGGCCGCCGTTTCAGAGGCTCCCACCAGGCCCGGTTGTCCCGGTACCAGGCGACGGTGGCGGCGAGGCCGGCCGCGAAGTCGTGGCGCGGGCGGTAGCCGAGTTCGGTGCGGGCCTTGGTCCAGTCGACGCTGTAGCGCAGGTCGTGGCCCTTGCGGTCCTGGACGTGCTCCACTCGCTCCCAGTCGGCCCCGCAGGCCTCGAGCAGCAGCACGGTG includes these proteins:
- a CDS encoding glycosyltransferase family 2 protein translates to MPVKVSVIVPVYNPGPYIEDCVESLQRQSLKPDEYEVIFVDDGSTDDTPARLDKLAAEDARVSVIHQENSGWSGKPRNVGIAAARGEYVMFVDNDDYLGDEALERMYDYGVANGADVVVGKMAGKGRGVPVELFRTNRPRATVDDAPLIDSLTPHKMVRREFLERTGLRFPEGRRRLEDHVFVTEAYLRADNVSVLSDYVCYYHVRRDDDANAGFQRFDPAGYFKNLREALDVVERFTEPGPLRDKLYRRWLRVEMVERLRGRRFLTLPEDYRKQLFGEIHGVVTERFGPGVAARLAPTQRVVAALVAADRFGDVVAFAEWEAGLGLKAVPETVEWRDGTLRIGFTAEFVQGGRPLEFPADRVSPGGPPLDVAEAQAWVCADAVNRFATATADLQLRERSTAAPYFQPVEVTREAVPAGDGSRVRLVLRATATVDPGTAASDAPLGDGLWDAFARVRLGGWTKECRLGPAPRAGLTAGVVAGRVVLPYRTERHGSLALDVGLADKRLGLGRLAPGDATVEGGRLRARLPLYVPGSTDVLFRLTGACVDLPATLSPAPAGTRALLDAPIDRLPSGTWRAALCLTPDAERRRFRILGFAVRVGGGGTRVVSPPRPPVVRRLVRRARRALGRTAHRLGIRKG
- the rfbC gene encoding dTDP-4-dehydrorhamnose 3,5-epimerase is translated as MRPLDIEGAWVLEPKVFPDERGSFHEWYRGEEFREATGYDLTLAQANCSVSRRGVLRGVHFSDVPPGQAKYVTCVRGAILDVVVDLRVGSPSFGRWEAVRLDDATRHAVFLAEGLGHAFLALTSDATVVYLCSTGYAPEREHGVHPLDPELGIAWPEDVPRLLSPKDEQAPTLAEARSAGMLPSYETCRAYYEEVRERGLSG
- a CDS encoding class I SAM-dependent methyltransferase, with protein sequence MKRHEFLRELHKVSANRNYLEIGVNDGRSLRLSRVPSIAIDPAFKVTSEIRCDVHLVRATSDDFFARANPLMHLKGGRHPLRNLRRGRHPLGHWRRPTLDLSFIDGMHLFEYALRDFINVEKHSDWTSVIVFDDMMPRNGDEAARDRHTGAWTGDVFKVREVLARYRPDLVTVLVDTQPTGQLVVFGADPRNKVLREKYEEIVAEYVVPDPQKVPEAILERAGAVQPEALLEAGFWRPLVRARSLGVRRSRGWEPLRSALEQVGVSR
- the rfbD gene encoding dTDP-4-dehydrorhamnose reductase; protein product: MRWLVTGAGGMLGRDTVEELTRRGEDVVGLDHTALDITLPEAVGRAFAEHRPDLVVNCAAYTAVDDAETDEARALRINGEGPRVLARTCAGSGARLVHVSTDYVFAGEARATPYPEDHPPAPRTAYGRTKLAGERAVLTELPARSAVVRTAWLYGVHGRSFVRTMLDLETRRDTVDVVDDQRGQPTWSADVAARLADLGPLVGTGVNGVFHATSSGEASWFDLAREVFRAVGADPDRVHPTGSDAYPRPAPRPAYSVLAHGRWRETGLPPPRDWRAALHEALPLIRKENPS